One Lycium barbarum isolate Lr01 chromosome 5, ASM1917538v2, whole genome shotgun sequence genomic window carries:
- the LOC132639632 gene encoding uncharacterized protein LOC132639632: MSQGSCSSHVKCNCGTIAKHLTSSTPSNPGRKFYKCPKPKGSSCGFWEWEDELFPEIQWNNVQNLTSSLDAVKIERDKLQEELIAIQARHLIEVNKMKEELIGLKSKQQFDLKKVLNLEEKLANTRMLLLISWGIFIGFLAASLIN, encoded by the coding sequence ATGTCTCAAGGTAGTTGTTCATCTCACGTAAAATGTAATTGTGGGACCATTGCAAAGCACCTCACTTCATCGACTCCTAGTAATCCCGGACGGAAATTCTACAAATGTCCGAAGCCTAAGGGCAGTTCTTGTGGATTTTGGGAATGGGAAGATGAATTGTTCCCTGAGATTCAGTGGAATAATGTTCAAAATTTGACGTCGTCGTTAGATGCGGTCAAGATCGAAAGGGACAAATTGCAAGAAGAATTAATTGCCATTCAAGCTAGACATCTAATTGAAGTGAACAAAATGAAGGAGGAATTAATTGGCTTGAAGAGTAAACAGCAATTTGACTTGAAAAAAGTTCTAAATTTGGAGGAGAAACTTGCAAATACAAGGATGTTGCTTTTGATTTCGTGGGGAATATTTATTGGCTTTTTGGCGGCTTCCTTAATCaactga